The Lycium barbarum isolate Lr01 chromosome 9, ASM1917538v2, whole genome shotgun sequence genome has a segment encoding these proteins:
- the LOC132611242 gene encoding cation/H(+) antiporter 15-like has product MAKSSALTDTSFTAENILCYDPADVSSNGYKVRNPLKFPAPLMVFQLSVISLTSLLIDVGLKPLGQPSLVAQVLGGIVFGPSLLGHLETVRETMFPTRGVMALETAATFGVLFNLFVIGVECDSKRMFRPGKKAVVIGISVMFTSLGSTLALSMLLKSVIPMDPRLAKSLPIIAASQCVIGFPNICCLLKEMQILNTDQGRLATSSAMLCDVIGLTLGAVGFIKLQMEKEHSISQKMGSILSPLILVIFTIYFVRPAIKKTLRLRPEGKPVGENYFVCILVLALTYILAAETIGQHFLFGSLLLGMAIPEGPPLGAALIRKLHYPVGKVLYPVFLTTSGLKTDIFTIHFKSLWVIALLVLFGVLIKIVVMMIITRYTGLTIHDSIIVGLMLNSRGVCDVVFFNLWRISKALSDEHFAVVIMISVVLVMVIITPLIRFLLRAIEQQAPTKRRTLQHSKPDSELRILVCVHELQSVPTMVNLLEASNATEQSPIGVIALVLIELAGRAAPLLITHNHSQGAIPQDASISLQIINALRQYELAYESCVTLQPFTTITHFELMHEDICRVALDQNATFIILPFHKHWEIDGSVGTSSRAIQNINSKVIKKAPCSVGILVDRGILKGSMASLNNQGVYRVAVVYIGGPDDAESLAYGARLARHQTVSITLIRFLMFGFDNARERKLDNSLIEAVRYENSTNENFVYEEHVTRDGVGLSASLRGLEDRFDLIVVGRHHEDSPLLVGLGAWSECPELGVVGDFLASSDIGITASVLAVQQQRVRGKLVSRAMKPVVSNQDGPYPDMNNALNNGISTPRTSVSNDHPRWEITIDRAN; this is encoded by the exons ATGGCGAAATCGTCAGCTTTGACCGACACCTCATTTACTGCAGAGAATATTTTGTGTTATGACCCTGCAGATGTTTCTTCAAATGGCTATAAAGTCCGTAATCCATTAAAATTTCCTGCACCTCTTATGGTATTTCAGCTATCTGTTATCTCATTAACATCTCTGTTAATTGATGTTGGCCTCAAGCCTTTGGGTCAACCTTCTCTTGTCGCACAAGTTCTT GGTGGTATAGTGTTTGGACCATCACTGTTGGGACATTTAGAAACAGTAAGAGAAACCATGTTCCCTACCCGAGGCGTTATGGCATTAGAAACTGCAGCAACATTTGGTGTTCTCTTCAATCTTTTTGTTATAGGAGTTGAGTGTGACTCCAAAAGGATGTTCAGGCCAGGGAAAAAAGCCGTTGTCATAGGCATCTCTGTAATGTTTACCTCACTGGGATCGACTTTGGCTCTATCCATGCTTTTAAAAAGTGTTATCCCTATGGATCCTCGTCTTGCAAAATCTCTGCCTATTATAGCAGCTTCACAATGTGTGATTGGTTTCCCCAACATATGTTGCCTTCTCAAAGAAATGCAAATTCTCAACACTGACCAAGGCCGCCTAGCCACTTCTTCAGCTATGTTGTGTGATGTAATTGGCCTAACCTTGGGTGCAGTAGGTTTTATAAAGTTGCAGATGGAGAAAGAACATTCTATATCGCAGAAAATGGGTTCGATTCTCTCTCCTTTGATCTTAGTCATATTCACAATTTATTTCGTTAGGCCTGCAATTAAGAAGACACTAAGACTTAGACCGGAAGGGAAACCTGTTGGGGAAAACTACTTTGTTTGCATTTTAGTACTTGCACTGACGTACATATTAGCTGCGGAGAcgattgggcaacacttcctatTTGGATCACTTTTGTTAGGCATGGCCATTCCTGAAGGCCCGCCTTTGGGCGCAGCTTTGATCAGGAAACTTCATTATCCAGTTGGCAAAGTTTTGTACCCAGTTTTTCTCACCACCAGTGGCCTCAAAACGGATATTTTCACCATTCATTTTAAGTCCCTATGGGTTATTGCCCTTCTAGTTCTCTTTGGCGTCCTCATCAAGATTGTAGTGATGATGATCATAACTCGCTACACGGGGTTGACCATTCATGACTCTATTATCGTTGGTCTGATGTTGAATTCTAGAGGCGTCTGTGATGTTGTGTTCTTTAACTTATGGAGAATTTCAAAG GCCCTGTCAGATGAACACTTTGCTGTGGTTATCATGATCTCAGTTGTTTTAGTTATGGTGATCATTACACCGCTAATAAGATTCCTCCTTCGTGCAATCGAACAACAAGCTCCAACGAAGAGAAGGACACTTCAGCATTCAAAGCCTGACTCGGAGCTAAGGATACTGGTGTGTGTTCACGAACTACAAAGTGTGCCAACTATGGTCAACTTACTTGAAGCATCCAATGCAACAGAGCAAAGCCCCATTGGAGTCATCGCTCTGGTACTCATTGAGCTCGCGGGTCGAGCCGCTCCCCTTCTTATCACTCATAATCATTCCCAGGGAGCCATCCCTCAGGATGCTTCAATATCATTGCAAATCATCAATGCACTCAGACAATATGAGCTTGCCTATGAAAGTTGTGTCACCCTTCAACCATTCACCACCATCACGCATTTTGAACTAATGCACGAAGATATTTGTCGCGTTGCATTGGATCAGAATGCGACATTTATCATCCTGCCATTCCACAAGCATTGGGAAATTGATGGTTCCGTTGGCACATCAAGCCGTGCCATACAAAATATCAACTCCAAAGTCATCAAGAAAGCACCTTGTTCTGTGGGCATACTAGTCGACCGTGGAATCCTAAAGGGATCCATGGCTTCACTAAACAATCAGGGCGTGTACCGTGTTGCCGTGGTCTACATTGGAGGTCCAGATGATGCAGAATCACTAGCCTATGGTGCCCGATTGGCGAGACACCAAACTGTGTCGATAACACTTATCCGTTTCCTTATGTTTGGCTTTGACAATGCCAGAGAAAGAAAGCTAGACAATAGCCTGATTGAAGCAGTCCGCTATGAGAACTCAACCAATGAGAATTTCGTATACGAAGAACACGTTACAAGAGATGGGGTTGGGCTATCTGCTTCACTTAGAGGTTTAGAAGATAGATTTGATTTAATTGTAGTAGGGAGGCACCATGAAGATTCTCCTTTGCTAGTGGGTCTTGGGGCATGGAGTGAATGTCCTGAACTTGGTGTAGTGGGAGATTTCTTGGCGTCGTCGGATATTGGCATCACAGCTTCAGTACTAGCGGTGCAACAGCAGAGAGTTAGAGGGAAATTGGTGAGTAGAGCAATGAAACCAGTAGTTAGCAATCAAGATGGACCTTATCCTGACATGAATAATGCACTTAATAATGGGATATCAACACCACGAACCTCAGTCTCTAATGACCATCCAAGATGGGAAATCACTATAGATAGAGCTAATTAG